The proteins below come from a single Streptomyces tubercidicus genomic window:
- a CDS encoding CGNR zinc finger domain-containing protein, which yields MIITHDTRCALDAVVDLLNTAPEGEGPGAPDSLTDLAALQDFVQRNDVSDVGALGTGDLAAVRSVRERFARVFAAGDDRTAAAQLNALVASAGTTPQLTDHDGYDWHVHYFAPGASVADHLAADGGMALAFLVVAGERERLRHCEAPDCRHAFVDLSRNRSRRYCDSRTCGNRLHVAAYRARRREAAG from the coding sequence GTGATCATCACCCATGACACCCGGTGCGCGCTGGACGCGGTCGTCGATCTGCTGAACACCGCCCCGGAGGGCGAAGGGCCCGGAGCGCCGGACAGCCTGACCGATCTCGCGGCCCTCCAGGACTTCGTACAGCGCAACGACGTCAGCGATGTCGGCGCGCTCGGGACGGGCGATCTGGCCGCCGTACGGTCCGTCCGCGAGCGGTTCGCCCGGGTCTTCGCGGCCGGGGACGACCGCACCGCGGCCGCACAGCTGAACGCGCTGGTGGCCTCGGCGGGCACCACTCCGCAGCTGACCGATCACGACGGGTACGACTGGCATGTCCACTACTTCGCGCCGGGCGCGTCGGTCGCCGATCATCTGGCCGCGGACGGCGGGATGGCGCTGGCCTTCCTCGTCGTCGCCGGGGAGCGCGAGCGGCTGCGGCACTGCGAGGCACCGGACTGCCGACACGCCTTCGTCGATCTCTCCCGGAACCGCTCCCGGCGCTACTGCGACAGCCGTACCTGCGGAAACCGGCTGCATGTCGCGGCCTACCGGGCACGGCGGCGGGAGGCCGCGGGCTGA
- a CDS encoding SsgA family sporulation/cell division regulator, translating into MNTTVSCELHLRLVVSSESSLPVPAGLRYDTADPYAVHATFHTGAEETVEWVFARDLLAEGLHRPTGTGDVRVWPSRSHGQGVVCIALSSPEGEALLEAPARALESFLKRTDAAVPPGTEHRHFDLDTELSHILAES; encoded by the coding sequence ATGAACACCACGGTCAGCTGCGAGCTGCACCTGCGCCTCGTTGTGTCGAGCGAGTCCTCACTGCCTGTACCCGCGGGCCTGCGGTATGACACGGCCGATCCCTATGCCGTGCATGCCACCTTCCATACCGGAGCCGAGGAGACCGTCGAGTGGGTTTTCGCCCGCGACCTCCTCGCCGAGGGCCTGCACCGGCCCACGGGCACCGGAGACGTCCGCGTATGGCCGTCCCGGAGCCATGGACAGGGCGTGGTCTGCATCGCCCTGAGCTCCCCGGAAGGCGAAGCCCTGCTCGAGGCGCCCGCGCGGGCTCTCGAGTCGTTCCTCAAAAGGACCGATGCCGCCGTACCGCCCGGTACGGAGCACCGGCATTTCGATCTCGACACCGAGCTCTCCCACATCCTTGCGGAGAGCTGA
- a CDS encoding TIGR02611 family protein has protein sequence MNTQSNGGLGTVEEEAAPAEKPLGSRAPHFIKRSRPLHVSWQVGVFVVGLAVVVGGVIMLPLPGPGWLVIFGGMAIWATEFVWAQLVLRWTKRKVTEAAQRALDPKVRRRNIILTTIGVVIIAALLAVYLWKFGMVLPWKVSE, from the coding sequence ATGAATACGCAGAGTAACGGGGGGCTGGGAACGGTGGAGGAGGAAGCCGCGCCGGCCGAGAAGCCGCTCGGCTCGCGGGCACCGCACTTCATCAAGCGGTCCCGGCCGCTCCACGTGAGCTGGCAGGTCGGAGTCTTCGTCGTCGGTCTCGCGGTCGTGGTGGGCGGCGTGATCATGCTGCCGCTGCCGGGGCCGGGCTGGCTGGTGATCTTCGGCGGTATGGCGATCTGGGCTACGGAGTTCGTCTGGGCGCAGCTGGTGCTGCGCTGGACCAAGCGCAAGGTCACCGAAGCGGCCCAGCGGGCGCTCGACCCCAAGGTGCGGCGGCGCAACATCATCCTGACCACCATCGGCGTGGTGATCATCGCGGCGCTGCTCGCGGTCTACCTCTGGAAGTTCGGCATGGTGCTGCCGTGGAAGGTTTCCGAGTGA
- a CDS encoding SRPBCC family protein gives MPHWSHRLHRYRFRSVWLLQAPPTVVYAVLERAEAYPQWWPQVREVTRLDDRSGTARFRSLLPYDLTVVASERVRDPGAGVLEMVMRGDLAGWARWTVVPGAGGTRAVFEQDVEVCKPLLRRFALLGRPLFLANHALMMRAGRRGLAAWLARG, from the coding sequence ATGCCCCACTGGTCCCACCGATTGCACCGCTACCGCTTCCGCAGCGTCTGGCTGCTCCAGGCCCCGCCGACCGTCGTCTACGCGGTCCTCGAACGCGCCGAGGCATATCCGCAGTGGTGGCCGCAGGTCCGCGAGGTGACCCGGCTCGACGACCGCAGCGGCACCGCCCGGTTCCGGTCCCTGCTGCCGTACGACCTGACGGTGGTGGCGAGCGAGCGCGTACGGGACCCGGGGGCGGGGGTGCTGGAGATGGTGATGCGCGGCGATCTGGCGGGCTGGGCGCGCTGGACGGTGGTGCCCGGCGCCGGCGGCACCCGTGCCGTCTTCGAGCAGGACGTCGAGGTCTGCAAGCCGCTGCTGCGGCGGTTCGCGCTGCTGGGGCGGCCGCTGTTCCTCGCCAATCATGCGCTGATGATGCGGGCCGGACGGCGGGGGCTGGCGGCCTGGCTGGCCCGGGGGTGA
- a CDS encoding exonuclease domain-containing protein, protein MPCWYDGPLAAFDTETTGIDVERDRIVSAALVVQETPRSAPRVTRWLINPGVEIPDAATAVHGLTADHLALHGRWPAPVLEEVARALAAQSMAGRPLVVMNAPFDLTLLQRELKRHRASSLDAYLGGHPLRVLDPHVLDKHLDRYRKGRRTLTDLCAHYEVELTDAHEAAADALAALRVVRALGHRFAERLEGLHPAELHTRQAVWYAAQARGLQAWFARSGNPETVDPHWPLRPELPAAA, encoded by the coding sequence ATGCCGTGCTGGTATGACGGACCGCTTGCCGCCTTCGACACCGAGACCACCGGGATCGACGTGGAGCGCGATCGCATCGTCTCCGCGGCCCTGGTGGTCCAGGAGACACCGCGCTCCGCGCCCCGGGTCACCCGCTGGCTGATCAACCCGGGCGTGGAGATACCGGACGCCGCGACGGCGGTGCACGGCCTGACGGCCGACCATCTCGCCCTGCACGGCCGCTGGCCGGCGCCGGTGCTGGAGGAGGTGGCGCGCGCCCTGGCCGCCCAGTCGATGGCCGGCCGGCCGCTGGTCGTGATGAACGCCCCGTTCGATCTCACCCTGCTGCAGCGCGAGTTGAAGCGCCATCGCGCCAGCTCACTGGACGCCTATCTGGGCGGCCACCCGCTGCGCGTCCTGGACCCCCACGTCCTCGACAAGCATCTGGACCGCTATCGCAAGGGCCGCCGTACGCTCACCGACCTGTGTGCGCACTACGAGGTCGAGCTGACCGACGCCCATGAGGCGGCCGCCGACGCGCTCGCCGCGCTGCGTGTCGTACGGGCCCTGGGGCATCGCTTCGCCGAGCGGCTGGAGGGGCTGCATCCGGCGGAGCTGCACACCCGCCAGGCCGTCTGGTACGCGGCCCAGGCCCGCGGACTGCAGGCGTGGTTCGCCCGCAGCGGCAACCCCGAGACCGTCGACCCGCACTGGCCGCTGCGTCCCGAACTTCCCGCAGCGGCCTGA
- a CDS encoding DUF4365 domain-containing protein yields MTLAQPEPGGLLPQRTTPQRGGLATTACMETLQVGYLHAVAAASGCSLAQPFPDNGIDWHVSHGAPGHTVDDEVTIKVQLKCTYQTAPRPPGPTFAFTLDNDHLVKLARTPVAVHKILVVMLVPRTQENWLRAGHDRLELRHCCYWINLAGHPVTGRRRTTVRIPTARIFDDRALCEIMTRVGAGGRP; encoded by the coding sequence ATGACGCTCGCGCAGCCCGAGCCGGGCGGGCTGCTGCCTCAGCGGACCACACCGCAGCGCGGCGGACTCGCCACCACCGCCTGCATGGAGACCCTTCAGGTGGGCTACCTCCATGCGGTCGCCGCCGCCTCCGGATGCTCGCTGGCGCAGCCCTTCCCGGACAACGGAATCGACTGGCACGTCAGCCATGGCGCGCCCGGCCACACCGTCGACGACGAGGTCACCATCAAGGTGCAGCTCAAGTGCACCTACCAGACCGCCCCGCGCCCGCCGGGGCCGACGTTCGCCTTCACGCTCGACAACGACCACCTGGTGAAGCTGGCCCGTACGCCCGTGGCGGTGCACAAGATCCTCGTGGTGATGCTGGTCCCCCGGACCCAGGAGAACTGGCTGCGGGCCGGCCACGACCGTCTCGAACTGCGGCACTGCTGCTACTGGATCAACCTGGCCGGCCATCCGGTGACCGGCCGGCGCAGGACCACTGTGCGGATCCCCACCGCGCGGATCTTCGACGACCGAGCGCTCTGCGAGATCATGACGCGGGTCGGGGCGGGAGGGAGACCCTGA
- the thrS gene encoding threonine--tRNA ligase → MSDVRVTIPRDSEREERVVTTGTTAADLFQGERSIVAARVAGELKDLAYEVADGDTVEPVEITSEDGLNILRHSTAHVMAQAVQELFPEAKLGIGPPIKDGFYYDFDVETPFHPDDLKRIEKKMQEIQKRGQKFARRAVSDDAAREELADEPYKLELIGLKGSAADAAEGASAEVGAGELTIYDNLDAKSGELCWKDLCRGPHLPSTRAIPAFKLMRSAAAYWRGSEKNKQLQRIYGTAWPTKDELKAHLEFLAEAEKRDHRKLGAELDLFSFPEELGPGLAVFHPKGGVIRKVMEDYSRRRHEVSGYEFVNTPHLSKERLFEISGHLPHYGESMFPAIEFDEQNYRLKAMNCPMHNLIFKSRGRSYRELPLRLFEFGTVYRYEKSGVVHGLTRSRGFTQDDSHIYCTKEQMPEELDTLLTFVLDLLRDYGLTEFELELSTRDESDKFIGSDEDWEEATEALRQAAEKQGLPLVPDPGGAAYYGPKISVQAKDAIGRSWQMSTLQVDFNQPKRFGLEYTAADGSKQQPVMLHRALFGSIERFFGVLLEHYAGAFPAWLAPVQATCIPIGDAHVPYLQEFAAQAKTKGLRIEVDSSSDRMQKKIRNAQKSKVPFMIIAGDEDVAQGAVSFRYRDGSQKNGIPRDEAIAEILDVVERRVQV, encoded by the coding sequence GTGTCAGACGTCCGTGTGACCATCCCACGCGATTCCGAGCGGGAAGAACGCGTGGTGACCACGGGCACTACGGCCGCCGACCTCTTCCAGGGCGAGCGCAGCATCGTCGCCGCGCGGGTGGCCGGGGAGCTGAAGGACCTGGCGTACGAGGTCGCCGACGGTGACACGGTCGAGCCCGTCGAGATCACCTCCGAGGACGGTCTGAACATCCTGCGGCACTCCACCGCGCATGTGATGGCGCAGGCCGTGCAGGAGCTGTTCCCGGAGGCGAAGCTCGGCATCGGTCCGCCCATCAAGGACGGCTTCTACTACGACTTCGACGTCGAGACCCCGTTCCACCCGGACGATCTCAAGCGCATCGAGAAGAAGATGCAGGAGATCCAGAAGCGCGGCCAGAAGTTCGCCCGCCGTGCGGTCAGCGATGACGCCGCCCGCGAGGAGCTGGCCGACGAGCCGTACAAGCTGGAGCTGATCGGGCTCAAGGGCTCCGCCGCGGACGCCGCCGAGGGTGCCTCCGCCGAGGTCGGCGCCGGTGAGCTGACCATCTACGACAACCTCGACGCCAAGAGCGGCGAGCTGTGCTGGAAGGACCTGTGCCGCGGTCCGCACCTGCCCAGCACCCGTGCCATCCCGGCGTTCAAGCTGATGCGCTCGGCCGCCGCCTACTGGCGCGGCAGCGAGAAGAACAAGCAGCTCCAGCGGATCTACGGCACCGCCTGGCCGACCAAGGACGAGCTCAAGGCGCATCTGGAGTTCCTCGCCGAGGCGGAGAAGCGTGATCACCGCAAGCTGGGGGCGGAGCTGGATCTGTTCTCCTTCCCGGAGGAGCTGGGCCCCGGTCTCGCCGTCTTCCACCCCAAGGGTGGCGTCATCCGCAAGGTGATGGAGGACTACTCCCGCCGGCGGCACGAGGTCTCCGGCTACGAGTTCGTGAACACCCCGCACCTCTCGAAGGAGCGCCTCTTCGAGATCTCCGGGCATCTGCCGCACTACGGCGAGTCGATGTTCCCGGCCATCGAGTTCGACGAGCAGAACTACCGCCTCAAGGCGATGAACTGCCCGATGCACAACCTGATCTTCAAGTCCCGCGGCCGCTCCTACCGTGAACTGCCGCTGCGTCTCTTCGAGTTCGGGACGGTCTACCGCTACGAGAAGTCGGGCGTCGTGCACGGCCTGACCCGCTCGCGCGGCTTCACCCAGGACGACTCGCACATCTACTGCACCAAGGAGCAGATGCCGGAGGAGCTCGACACACTCCTCACCTTCGTGCTCGACCTGCTGCGCGACTACGGCCTGACCGAGTTCGAGCTGGAGCTGTCCACCCGCGACGAGTCCGACAAGTTCATCGGCTCGGACGAGGACTGGGAGGAGGCCACCGAGGCGCTGCGCCAGGCCGCCGAGAAGCAGGGCCTGCCGCTGGTCCCGGACCCGGGCGGCGCCGCGTACTACGGCCCGAAGATCTCGGTGCAGGCGAAGGACGCGATCGGGCGGTCCTGGCAGATGTCGACTCTGCAGGTCGACTTCAACCAGCCCAAGCGTTTCGGCCTGGAGTACACCGCGGCGGACGGCTCCAAGCAGCAGCCGGTGATGCTGCACCGCGCGCTGTTCGGCTCGATCGAGCGCTTCTTCGGTGTGCTGCTGGAGCACTACGCCGGCGCCTTCCCGGCCTGGCTGGCGCCGGTCCAGGCGACCTGCATCCCGATCGGCGACGCGCATGTCCCCTACCTCCAGGAGTTCGCCGCCCAGGCGAAGACCAAGGGGCTGCGGATCGAGGTGGACTCCTCGTCGGACCGGATGCAGAAGAAGATCAGGAACGCCCAGAAGAGCAAGGTGCCGTTCATGATCATCGCCGGTGACGAGGACGTCGCCCAGGGCGCGGTGTCCTTCCGCTACCGCGACGGGTCGCAGAAGAACGGCATTCCGCGCGATGAGGCGATCGCCGAGATCCTCGATGTCGTGGAGCGCCGCGTCCAGGTGTGA
- a CDS encoding potassium channel family protein encodes MPVDRDARLQEWERRAQPYLFIASTLFLTSYSVRVLDPGLSPAWYVLWETVTVVSWSVFVAEYLARLVFSRDRWHFVRTRWLDLIVTVLPLLRPLRMIDLHERMQLRRDAPGLGLEARVMTYSGLAAALLGYAASLAVYHVESSAPDANIHTFGDAVWWACSTLTTTGYGDATPVTARGRVVAVGLMFVGVALVGAVVGSFSSYLMRSFRREGER; translated from the coding sequence GTGCCGGTGGACAGGGACGCGCGGCTGCAGGAGTGGGAGAGGCGCGCGCAGCCGTACCTCTTCATCGCCTCGACCCTCTTTCTCACCTCCTACTCGGTCCGGGTCCTGGACCCTGGCCTCTCCCCCGCCTGGTACGTCCTCTGGGAGACCGTCACGGTCGTGAGCTGGAGCGTCTTCGTGGCGGAGTACCTGGCACGGCTGGTCTTCAGCCGGGACCGGTGGCACTTCGTACGCACCCGCTGGCTGGACCTGATCGTGACCGTGCTGCCGCTGCTGCGCCCGCTGCGCATGATCGATCTGCATGAGCGGATGCAGCTGCGCCGGGACGCACCCGGGCTCGGCCTGGAGGCGCGGGTGATGACCTACTCCGGGCTCGCCGCGGCGCTGCTGGGCTACGCCGCCAGCCTGGCGGTCTACCACGTGGAGAGCTCCGCCCCGGATGCGAACATCCACACCTTCGGTGACGCGGTGTGGTGGGCCTGCTCGACCCTGACGACGACGGGCTACGGCGACGCCACGCCCGTCACCGCGCGCGGCCGGGTGGTCGCGGTGGGGCTGATGTTCGTCGGGGTGGCCCTGGTGGGAGCGGTGGTGGGCTCGTTCTCCTCGTATCTGATGCGCAGCTTCCGGCGGGAGGGCGAGAGATGA
- a CDS encoding HIT family protein: MLARMTSEPEQQIGVGTQDAFQRLWTPHRMAYIQGENKPTGPGADDGCPFCTIPEKSDEDGLVIARGEHVYAVLNLYPYNGGHLMIVPFRHVADYPELDGPETAELAEFTKRAMTALRTASGAHGFNIGMNQGTVAGAGIAAHLHQHVVPRWGGDTNFMPVVGHTKVLPQLLADTRAMLARAWPA, translated from the coding sequence ATGCTGGCCCGTATGACAAGCGAGCCGGAGCAGCAGATCGGAGTCGGGACACAGGACGCCTTCCAGCGCCTGTGGACGCCCCACCGGATGGCCTACATCCAGGGGGAGAACAAGCCGACCGGTCCGGGGGCCGATGACGGCTGTCCGTTCTGCACGATCCCCGAGAAGTCGGACGAGGACGGCCTCGTGATCGCGCGCGGTGAGCATGTCTACGCGGTGCTGAACCTGTATCCGTACAACGGTGGTCACCTCATGATCGTCCCGTTCCGGCACGTCGCCGACTACCCGGAGCTGGACGGCCCGGAGACCGCGGAGCTGGCCGAGTTCACCAAGCGGGCGATGACCGCGCTGCGTACCGCCTCCGGGGCGCACGGCTTCAACATCGGGATGAACCAGGGCACCGTCGCCGGGGCCGGGATCGCGGCCCATCTCCACCAGCACGTCGTCCCGCGCTGGGGCGGCGACACCAACTTCATGCCGGTGGTCGGCCACACCAAGGTGCTGCCCCAACTCCTCGCCGACACACGGGCGATGCTGGCCCGCGCCTGGCCCGCGTAG
- a CDS encoding polysaccharide deacetylase family protein, with translation MTSLDRRSVLRAAASAAAAGALVAGCDPHRDPGAVRSPGGPKSSGAGHATPVPVRAARPPTRVPGLPVQIEHGPRNGRAVALTFHGRGDPKMATALLREAERAGAKVTVLAIGDWLDEQPAMARRILDGGHELGNHTMHHRDICALPAAEAYAEITGCAARLNKLTGSIGSWFRPSQTRRATPLVTELARKAGYPHVLSYDLDSLDANDPGAAAVQRTVLDSVGPGSVVSLHLGHAGTVAALPPILDGLRRRGLRAVTTTELVT, from the coding sequence GTGACTTCCCTAGATCGCCGCTCCGTGCTGCGTGCGGCCGCCTCGGCCGCGGCCGCCGGTGCGCTGGTGGCGGGCTGCGACCCGCACCGGGACCCCGGAGCCGTCCGGTCCCCCGGCGGACCGAAATCCTCCGGGGCGGGCCATGCCACGCCCGTCCCCGTACGTGCCGCCCGCCCGCCGACCCGGGTGCCCGGCCTGCCCGTACAGATCGAGCACGGACCGCGGAACGGCCGGGCGGTCGCCCTGACCTTCCACGGCAGAGGCGACCCCAAGATGGCGACCGCCCTGCTGCGCGAGGCCGAGCGGGCCGGCGCCAAGGTCACCGTGCTCGCCATCGGCGACTGGCTCGACGAGCAGCCCGCGATGGCCCGCCGGATCCTCGACGGCGGCCATGAGCTGGGCAATCACACCATGCACCACCGCGATATCTGCGCCCTGCCGGCCGCCGAGGCATACGCCGAGATCACCGGCTGCGCCGCCCGGCTGAACAAGCTCACCGGCAGCATCGGCAGCTGGTTCCGCCCCTCACAGACCCGCCGGGCCACACCCCTGGTGACCGAGCTGGCCCGCAAGGCCGGCTATCCGCACGTCCTGTCCTACGACCTGGACTCCCTCGACGCGAACGACCCCGGAGCCGCCGCCGTCCAGCGCACGGTCCTGGACTCGGTCGGGCCGGGCTCCGTCGTGAGCCTCCACCTCGGGCACGCCGGCACGGTGGCCGCGCTGCCCCCGATCCTCGACGGCCTCCGCCGGCGCGGTCTGCGCGCGGTGACGACAACGGAGCTAGTGACCTGA
- a CDS encoding YncE family protein, translated as MAERNRTHDRRSPHARHRAALLAVACALVAAGCGSGDGNERAAHGPRPVERAPVQAAKPGLPGMPPLLDQHDLYAADRPGRLAPQVKDFPARIYVPNTGSDTVSVIDPKTYKVIETIPVGVQPQHVVPSWDLKTLWVNNNRGHDLTPIDPATGKAGDPVKVHDPYNLYFTPNGKYAVVMASMDRQLVFRDPHTMEVRKTLPVNCAGVNHADFSPDGRYFIVSCEFSAELLKVDTEKMKVIGQQKLPFEGAMPQDVKISPDGKTWYVADMMADGIWVLDGDRFTRPRLMPTGKGAHGLYVSRDSTYMYVSNRGEGSISRLDFRTGKLVDKWHIRGGGSPDMGGLSTDGKVLWLSGRYNSEVYALDTRTGKTLAKIPVGQGPHGLAVYPQPGRYSLGHTGIFR; from the coding sequence ATGGCTGAGCGGAACCGTACCCACGACCGTCGGAGCCCGCACGCGCGCCACCGGGCCGCGCTGCTCGCCGTGGCCTGCGCGCTGGTGGCCGCGGGCTGTGGCAGCGGCGACGGGAACGAACGGGCCGCGCACGGCCCGCGGCCCGTCGAGCGCGCACCGGTCCAGGCCGCCAAGCCGGGCCTGCCCGGGATGCCGCCGCTGCTGGACCAGCACGACCTTTACGCGGCGGACCGGCCGGGCAGGCTGGCGCCGCAGGTCAAGGACTTCCCCGCGCGGATCTACGTCCCCAACACCGGCTCCGACACGGTCAGCGTCATCGACCCGAAGACCTACAAGGTCATCGAGACCATTCCGGTCGGCGTACAGCCGCAGCACGTCGTGCCGTCCTGGGACCTCAAGACACTCTGGGTCAACAACAACCGGGGGCACGACCTCACCCCGATCGACCCCGCCACCGGCAAGGCCGGCGACCCCGTCAAGGTCCACGACCCGTACAACCTCTACTTCACGCCCAACGGGAAGTACGCGGTCGTGATGGCCTCCATGGACCGGCAGTTGGTCTTCCGCGACCCGCACACCATGGAGGTCCGCAAGACACTCCCGGTCAACTGCGCCGGCGTCAATCACGCGGACTTCTCGCCGGACGGGCGGTACTTCATCGTCTCCTGTGAGTTCTCCGCCGAGCTGCTCAAGGTCGACACCGAGAAGATGAAGGTCATCGGCCAGCAGAAGCTGCCGTTCGAGGGCGCGATGCCGCAGGACGTGAAGATCTCCCCGGACGGCAAGACCTGGTACGTCGCCGACATGATGGCCGACGGCATCTGGGTCCTCGACGGTGACCGCTTCACCCGGCCCCGGCTCATGCCGACCGGCAAGGGCGCCCATGGCCTCTACGTCAGCCGCGACTCGACCTACATGTACGTCTCCAACCGCGGCGAGGGCTCCATCTCCCGGCTCGACTTCCGGACCGGCAAGCTCGTCGACAAATGGCATATCCGCGGCGGCGGCAGCCCCGACATGGGCGGCCTGTCCACCGACGGCAAGGTGCTGTGGCTCTCCGGCCGCTACAACTCCGAGGTCTACGCGCTGGACACCCGTACCGGCAAAACCCTCGCCAAGATCCCGGTCGGCCAGGGCCCGCACGGCCTGGCGGTCTACCCGCAGCCCGGACGGTACTCCCTGGGACACACCGGCATCTTCCGCTAG
- a CDS encoding elongation factor G-like protein EF-G2: protein MSEKSSTHPGAAGRASTAGQPTALRNVVLVGHSGSGKTTLVEALALASGAVNRAGRVEDGGCLSDYDEIEHRQQRSVQLSLVPVDWGGVKINILDTPGYADFVGELRAGLRAADAALFVVSAADGVAGATRMVWDECAAVGMPRALVITHLEASRADFDEMTERCRTTLGGEDPDAVLPLYLPLYGTPGADGHAPVHGLIGLLSQRVFDYSSGERTERAPTADELPLIEAARNRLIEGIIAESEDESLMDRYLGGEEIDIKTLIGDLETAVARGTFHPVLAAAPAAEGAKQGLGTVELLELITGGFPTPVEREAPAVTTPEGAPCPALSCDPDGPLAAEVVKTSSDPYVGRISLIRLFSGTLRPDETVHVSGHGLQDRGHEDHDVDERIGALSTPFGKQQRPLSKAVAGDLACVAKLSRAETGDTLSAKDSPLLMEPWTMPDPLLPVAIQAHSKADEDKLSQGLARLVAEDPTMRLEHNQDTHQVVLWCLGEAHIDVALERLRSRYGVQVDTVAHKVSLRETFGSPSAGRGRHVKQSGGHGQFAICEIEVEPLPGGSGIEFVDKVVGGAVPRQFIPSVEKGVRTQAARGVAAGHPLVDIRVTLLDGKAHSVDSSDAAFQTAGALALREAAGEVRIDLLEPVSEVSVMVPDDFVGQVMSDLSGRRGRVVGTEQSGAGRTVVRAEVPEIEIDRYAVDLRSLSHGTGRFSRVHLRHEAMPPQLADKWREEAENGA, encoded by the coding sequence ATGAGCGAGAAATCGAGTACACACCCGGGAGCCGCCGGCAGGGCATCAACGGCCGGCCAGCCCACGGCCCTGCGCAATGTGGTGCTGGTCGGCCACAGCGGCTCCGGAAAAACCACCCTGGTCGAGGCCCTCGCACTGGCATCCGGCGCGGTCAACCGGGCGGGCCGGGTCGAGGACGGCGGCTGCCTCTCCGACTACGACGAGATCGAGCACCGGCAGCAACGCTCCGTACAGCTCTCCCTGGTCCCGGTGGACTGGGGAGGAGTCAAGATCAATATCTTGGACACCCCCGGATACGCCGATTTCGTCGGGGAACTCAGGGCCGGTCTGCGCGCGGCGGACGCGGCCCTTTTCGTTGTCTCGGCGGCCGACGGTGTGGCCGGCGCGACCCGTATGGTCTGGGACGAGTGCGCGGCCGTCGGTATGCCGCGTGCGCTGGTCATCACGCACCTGGAGGCGTCCCGCGCCGACTTCGACGAGATGACCGAGCGCTGCCGCACCACGCTCGGCGGCGAGGACCCGGACGCCGTCCTCCCGCTCTACCTCCCGCTGTACGGGACGCCGGGCGCCGACGGCCATGCCCCCGTACACGGCCTGATCGGCCTGCTCTCCCAACGGGTGTTCGACTACTCCTCGGGCGAGCGCACCGAACGCGCACCGACGGCGGACGAGCTGCCGCTGATCGAAGCCGCCCGCAACCGCCTGATCGAGGGCATCATCGCCGAGAGCGAGGACGAGTCCCTGATGGACCGCTACCTCGGTGGCGAGGAGATCGACATCAAGACCCTCATCGGGGACCTGGAGACGGCGGTCGCCCGGGGCACCTTCCACCCGGTTCTGGCCGCGGCCCCGGCCGCCGAGGGCGCCAAACAGGGGCTGGGCACCGTGGAGCTGCTGGAGCTGATCACCGGTGGCTTCCCGACGCCCGTGGAGCGCGAGGCGCCGGCCGTGACCACCCCGGAGGGCGCGCCATGCCCGGCGCTGAGCTGCGATCCGGACGGTCCGCTCGCGGCCGAGGTGGTCAAGACCTCCTCCGACCCGTACGTGGGGCGGATCTCCCTCATCCGCCTCTTCTCGGGCACCCTGCGCCCGGACGAGACGGTGCATGTCTCGGGCCACGGCCTGCAGGACCGGGGCCACGAGGACCATGACGTGGACGAGCGGATCGGTGCGCTGTCCACCCCGTTCGGCAAGCAGCAGCGCCCGCTGTCCAAAGCGGTCGCCGGCGATCTGGCCTGTGTGGCGAAGCTGTCCCGGGCCGAGACCGGCGACACCCTCTCCGCCAAGGACAGCCCGCTGCTGATGGAGCCCTGGACGATGCCGGACCCGCTGCTGCCGGTCGCCATCCAGGCCCACAGCAAGGCCGACGAGGACAAGCTCTCGCAGGGCCTGGCCCGTCTGGTCGCCGAGGATCCGACGATGCGTCTGGAGCACAACCAGGACACCCACCAGGTGGTCCTGTGGTGCCTGGGCGAGGCGCATATCGATGTGGCCCTGGAGCGGCTGCGATCCCGCTACGGCGTCCAGGTGGACACGGTGGCGCACAAGGTGTCGCTGCGGGAGACCTTCGGGTCCCCCTCCGCGGGCCGCGGGCGCCATGTGAAGCAGTCCGGCGGGCACGGCCAGTTCGCGATCTGCGAGATCGAGGTGGAACCGCTGCCCGGCGGCTCCGGCATCGAGTTCGTGGACAAGGTCGTGGGCGGTGCGGTGCCCCGGCAGTTCATCCCGTCCGTGGAGAAGGGCGTACGCACCCAGGCCGCACGCGGGGTCGCCGCCGGGCATCCGCTCGTCGACATCCGCGTCACGCTGCTCGACGGCAAGGCGCACTCCGTCGACTCCTCCGACGCCGCGTTCCAGACGGCGGGCGCGCTGGCGCTGCGCGAGGCCGCCGGCGAGGTCCGGATCGATCTGCTCGAACCGGTGTCCGAGGTCAGCGTGATGGTTCCGGACGATTTCGTCGGCCAGGTGATGAGCGATCTGTCGGGACGCCGCGGCCGGGTCGTGGGCACCGAACAGTCAGGGGCGGGACGCACCGTGGTGCGCGCCGAGGTGCCCGAGATCGAGATCGACCGGTACGCCGTCGATCTGCGCTCCCTCTCGCACGGCACCGGGCGGTTCTCCCGCGTCCACCTGCGGCATGAGGCGATGCCGCCGCAGCTCGCCGACAAGTGGCGGGAAGAGGCGGAGAACGGCGCATAG